Genomic DNA from Kluyveromyces lactis strain NRRL Y-1140 chromosome C complete sequence:
AggattcatcatcatcatcaccaacATCGGCTAGTAAATATATAACAAATAACGAACCGTGTAAACTACTTGAAGACAAATATAATACCTCAAGTTAGTACTCCAATGTCGGCACTTAAGGATTTtagtttcaaagaagatgaagatggagAACTTCCCGTTCTTGTTACTGGGAATGAACCtgatttaaagaaaatattggaCACATATAAACCAGATGGTGGGAAACACATTGTGAGCGATAAAAAGATCGCTTTGGCTAATAGACAGTTGGACGAGGATTTTGATAGACAGCAGCGGATTCCTGTCACCATCATAACCGGATATCTTGGTGCTGGTAAATCAACTCTATTGGAACAAATAGCGTTAAAGGGCTCCAATAAAAGGTTAGCAGTTATATTGAACGAATTTGGGGATAGTtcagaaattgaaaagtctATTACCATCAAGAACAAGGGTGAAGTATATGAAGAATGGTTAGATTTGGGTAACGGTTGCTTATGTTGTTCTTTGAAGGATGTTGGTGTAAAAGCGATCGAAGATATGGTTGCCCGATCTCCAGGTAAAATTGATTACATTTTATTGGAAACATCGGGTATTGCAGACCCCGGACCCATAGCAAAGATGTTTTGGCAAGATAAAGGCTTGAACAGCAACGTATACATTGATGGAATTATAACTGTTCTTGATAGTGAACATATTATAACTTGtcttgatgatatttctcCTACTGCCCATTGGCATGGAGAGAAAGTTACGgttgatgatgaatcaaaaacaacCATTGCACATCTACAAATAGCTATGGCCGATGCAATCTTAGTTAACAAATCGgataaaattgaaggagatgaatcaaagaaatatgacCTAGAAAACGTTGTTCGCTCCATCAACACAGTAGCACCGATATATTATACGAAATTCGGGGATATCAATTTGGATCTCGTATTGGATTTAAACGCATTCGAAAGTACCAAGTTTCTACAGAAAGACTACACAACTACTTTTCATGATCATAGAATATCAACGATTACTTTAGCTTTCCCCTTTTTCCAAACAGAAGATCAGCTTGATACTtttatcaaagatttcCTTCAAGTCTTGTTATGGAAAGATTTTGGGGTAGATACTGGTTCAGGCTTGCAGTCAGCTCACCATGAGAATCCCGATTTCGAAGTGCACAGAACTAAGGGTGTGATAATGGTTGGAAATGAATGCAAGGTCATTCAAGGAGTGCGTGACACATATGATATAATCCCTGGTGAAAAGCTGCCTAACATTACCGAGAATAAAATTGTCCTGATCGGGAAACATTTGGATGAGAATTATATTAGGCACTTGCTTAATAAAGCAATAAGTAGTCAGAAATAATACAAGTGGTATTTAAAGTAGATATGTaacatttgaaagaaagcaaaaaaagaatatcGGTTGTATTTCGTCTACTTACTTTATTCATTCTCCATTAGTTTTGGTACTTTCCAATAAAAATATCTGAGCATATAGTTATAGTatgttgttgttttgaCATGAAGTAACAAAATCTTCTCCAAAAGAGGATCATGATCTCACAGAGACAATGTTTTTAGCTCTTGGAATGATAGATCTTCTGTTGGCATAAACGGTGACCAAAGCACCAATGAACAAGAACGCGAACACAAATTTAGCATATGGGTGTTGCGAATAGTAGTAATCATTTTCCAACTCAACTTCATTCTTAGCACCCTCTTTAAGTTCCTCTTCTAAAGTAATCCCAACAGAAGTGTCACCATTTCTGAATTGTTCCACCTTCTTTATATACTCTTCGTGCATTTTCTCTATATCGGCAATCCTCAACTCTTCAGTGTAAGTGTACGTGATTGAAACGTCATTTACTGGTTTGTCCTTATCATCGGTCTCAACATGTTGCACGTATTTCATTAGATCTTCAAGACCTGAAATCACTTGGCCGAATACAACGTGTTTACCATCCAAATGTTCAAGCGGTGTTTCAGAGGTAgtaatgaagaattgacaTGCATTTGTATTTGGGCCCGAATTGGCCATAGATAGACGACCCGGTCTGTCGtgtttcaaattgaaattttcatcGTCAAAAGCATAACCATAGATTGAGAAAGGACCCACATGTGGTAGCACATTACCACCTTGAATCATGAAACCTGGAATGATTCTATGGAATATTGTTTTTTTATATGAAATATCGATAATTTTGTCACCTAGTTGACCCTTGACGCCGCGAGCTAACTCGTTGAAATTATTAACCGTCAATGGTACTACGGTACCATACAATTCAATACCCACATCTACGGCCTTTGGCTGGTTCGTGCTGGGATCTGTATAGTTGATACCAAACAAGACTCTCTTTGTCACCGGTGGATTTGGTTCATATAaagtcttgaaatcttcaacGAGCGCACCGGCAGTAACACTAGCAAGTACGAAAACGGCACAAAATAGCCTGAACAACTTGGAGATCATTTTTTCCAGTGTAATATCCTCGAATAATACGGTTTAAACTGTTATCAATTCAATTCGAGACTTGATTCCTCCAGTGAACCCTCTTCCAACTTAAAACACGTATCAAGTACTCCTACTTAAATTCTTTTATGACTTTTTTTCAAGGTTTTTTCGAAGTTTCCCCTACAAAGGATAGTGTGAAATGGAATTTTATATGGAGAATCTATGCCTGGATAAGTAAAAAGTGGTAATAAGAAGCTGGTTCGATGCCAATTTTTGAGGCGACCAGTAGTGTCAAGCTGAAGAATATTATGCAATGATTGAGACCAGTTAAAGTAGTCTACCACCTATTTTCGTGATGTATATCGTTTTTTTCCTGTGATTGTAACCTCTTTATCCATTTATACCGTGAAATTTGtcaaaaagaaacacaaATGCATCTTGAAATTAGTTCGATTAGCCAGATTTACATATACAAAGGTATACGGAGCACATCTCCAGTAGTCGTTACATGGTAGGAGAGAGCGTAGGAGTTGAATATTGGTAGATATTACAGTTCCTCCTTGAAAAACGaagattttttttgtccTTGACAGTGCTTTTTCTTACTATAATATTACAAGGAATCATAGCACTCTTCATTAATGAGCACTGGACAAAATAAGATAGCTAAGAAAACACCAGCGAAAAGAGGTACGCGAGGTGTCAAGGCATGCGATTATTGTAAGAAGCTTAAGGCGAAATGTGTGCCGTCTCCTGTGCCAGGTGAGGTTAGATGTTTGAGATGCGATTCCCTGAAGAGACACtgttcttttgaagatttgttTACGGATAGTCCGGTACATGCGCCAGCTCACGATGGTACTTCGACACAATTCAACAATAACGGTAGTAGTTCAGATAATGAAACTGCGCATGCAGAACTGTTGAAAGCTTTTCTTAAATCTGGTTCTGCCTCTCCGAGTGTGTTGAATATCAACCTAAAATATACCAAGATGATTCATGACAACGTTTTGAAGGTACTTGCGCTACTTGAGAATTCAGTAGATGCTGGTAGTGAGCGAGTCACCGAAACGGAGCAGACTCCTTTGGAGAAAGAAGCAATGACTTTGatgaaggaaaaggaaCCAGGAATAAGTTCTTCTCTTGTGGATGCAGTATCAATGATAACTAGGGATGGCCCAGCTAGGGCCGCAATTCAAGATGTAAGCAGTGGTAAACCGGAAGTATCACCTTCAATGGCAagaaattttgatgatCAGAACCATGCCTATCTATCTTCTTCATATACACTTATGTCACAATTGGTACCGAGAGACCATCTACCTTTACTGATAAGGAAACTCCATGACCATAAATTTAATGAACTCGAGAGATATTTAACCGAGGACATAGTGACTATGAATATAATAACCCTTGAAGAAAGTTATATGCTCATGCAGAGTTTCAGAAATAGATATTCAGATTGGTGCTCTTTCCCAAAATCCATTCCAAATGAAAAGTTGGTTGATAATATACGTTCCAAAAACTCATCTTTCCTTCTTACCGTGGTTTGCACGTTAGCTCTAAGGTATACCGACGATTATCACGATTTAAAAACTAGGTGCTATAAGAATTTGCTTCTTAAACTACGATCGGACGTTGAGGTTTCTCTTTCCTATGTTCCTCAATCGAAAGAGTTTTTGCAAGCTATTGTAATTTTGTCTCTATATGCTTCCTCGTTTTCAAGCGATTTCTTATGCGTTGATGCATGGTATCTTTCCGCAGTAGGTTCACAGCATTTGATTACCAGAGGTGTTGCAGGATCTCTagtgaaaaagaacaaaaattCAGTGAATACTTTGGCGTCAACTATAAATTTACTGGATCCAGTAATGCAGCCTGATCTCGACACATTTAACAATAGCGTGTtcgaagaaacagaagaattCGAACAATTATCGTCTGCGAGACTTTGGAACCATCTATGTCATTGCCATATAAACAACTGTGTGGCATCCGGTAGAATGTGTACAATTGACGATAGAAGTTTAGAAATGTGTAAACTCACTTTGGAACTGCCGCATTCCACGAATTTTGACGGAAGAATGGTGGCAGAGATTGAACTCACTCGGATAGTTTATAAGTTTATTCGAAGTTTGGAGTTCTTTGACATATCTGACCAACAACCTTTGAATACAGTGTTGTCTAAACTTAAAGGTTGGTTAGAACAATGGAATTATTTGTTCACTCAACCTGTGACCCAATTTGTGGAATTTAATTATCACTATAGTATCTGTTTGGTTCACTATTCGTGGTATCATAAACACTATGTAACCACACATCCTCCAGACAATCTGCCTTTGTTTAATTCTGCAACAAATTCCACCAAGACAGCTATAGCAGATTACTTAAATTTGACTTATCCACTGAAGAAAGTTGTTGCATCAATATTACCAGCCCAAGTGTCTTTTATACTGGAGCATGCACACTTAGGATTGACTGCTATTGTAAATTGTCCTTTTGAGAAGTTCAAGTTTTTGTCCGACCATTTGGTGTTTTCAGGTGTACATCTTGCATTGATGTGTTTGCTGTTACTAGATGAAAGCCACTCCCTCAGCAAAGATATCGATGCAGTTGCGATTCTTACCGATGTCAAAAAGTTGAGTCAAAGGTTACAGAAGATTCGTGAAGGAGAACTCAAGTCTTTTTGggttgaagaagttgacCTTCGTATTCCTAGTGTGATACTCCAATATCACAAGGCCCTAGAAGCTTACCTAATTGGTAAATTCTCTGCATATGATATTCAAATAGACCCAAACTATAGTtaatcaaaagaaatctaGATAACTAAATACCATATTCTGTACATATTCCTATCCAGT
This window encodes:
- a CDS encoding uncharacterized protein (similar to gnl|GLV|DEHA0G11220g Debaryomyces hansenii DEHA0G11220g and weakly similar to YCR069W uniprot|P25334 Saccharomyces cerevisiae YCR069W CPR4 Peptidyl- prolyl cis-trans isomerase (cyclophilin) catalyzes the cis- trans isomerization of peptide bonds N-terminal to proline residues has a potential role in the secretory pathway); amino-acid sequence: MISKLFRLFCAVFVLASVTAGALVEDFKTLYEPNPPVTKRVLFGINYTDPSTNQPKAVDVGIELYGTVVPLTVNNFNELARGVKGQLGDKIIDISYKKTIFHRIIPGFMIQGGNVLPHVGPFSIYGYAFDDENFNLKHDRPGRLSMANSGPNTNACQFFITTSETPLEHLDGKHVVFGQVISGLEDLMKYVQHVETDDKDKPVNDVSITYTYTEELRIADIEKMHEEYIKKVEQFRNGDTSVGITLEEELKEGAKNEVELENDYYYSQHPYAKFVFAFLFIGALVTVYANRRSIIPRAKNIVSVRS
- the ZNG1 gene encoding GTP-dependent zinc transferase (similar to uniprot|P53729 Saccharomyces cerevisiae YNR029C Hypothetical ORF) produces the protein MSALKDFSFKEDEDGELPVLVTGNEPDLKKILDTYKPDGGKHIVSDKKIALANRQLDEDFDRQQRIPVTIITGYLGAGKSTLLEQIALKGSNKRLAVILNEFGDSSEIEKSITIKNKGEVYEEWLDLGNGCLCCSLKDVGVKAIEDMVARSPGKIDYILLETSGIADPGPIAKMFWQDKGLNSNVYIDGIITVLDSEHIITCLDDISPTAHWHGEKVTVDDESKTTIAHLQIAMADAILVNKSDKIEGDESKKYDLENVVRSINTVAPIYYTKFGDINLDLVLDLNAFESTKFLQKDYTTTFHDHRISTITLAFPFFQTEDQLDTFIKDFLQVLLWKDFGVDTGSGLQSAHHENPDFEVHRTKGVIMVGNECKVIQGVRDTYDIIPGEKLPNITENKIVLIGKHLDENYIRHLLNKAISSQK
- a CDS encoding uncharacterized protein (some similarities with YDR520c), with protein sequence MSTGQNKIAKKTPAKRGTRGVKACDYCKKLKAKCVPSPVPGEVRCLRCDSLKRHCSFEDLFTDSPVHAPAHDGTSTQFNNNGSSSDNETAHAELLKAFLKSGSASPSVLNINLKYTKMIHDNVLKVLALLENSVDAGSERVTETEQTPLEKEAMTLMKEKEPGISSSLVDAVSMITRDGPARAAIQDVSSGKPEVSPSMARNFDDQNHAYLSSSYTLMSQLVPRDHLPLLIRKLHDHKFNELERYLTEDIVTMNIITLEESYMLMQSFRNRYSDWCSFPKSIPNEKLVDNIRSKNSSFLLTVVCTLALRYTDDYHDLKTRCYKNLLLKLRSDVEVSLSYVPQSKEFLQAIVILSLYASSFSSDFLCVDAWYLSAVGSQHLITRGVAGSLVKKNKNSVNTLASTINLLDPVMQPDLDTFNNSVFEETEEFEQLSSARLWNHLCHCHINNCVASGRMCTIDDRSLEMCKLTLELPHSTNFDGRMVAEIELTRIVYKFIRSLEFFDISDQQPLNTVLSKLKGWLEQWNYLFTQPVTQFVEFNYHYSICLVHYSWYHKHYVTTHPPDNLPLFNSATNSTKTAIADYLNLTYPLKKVVASILPAQVSFILEHAHLGLTAIVNCPFEKFKFLSDHLVFSGVHLALMCLLLLDESHSLSKDIDAVAILTDVKKLSQRLQKIREGELKSFWVEEVDLRIPSVILQYHKALEAYLIGKFSAYDIQIDPNYS